In Mercenaria mercenaria strain notata chromosome 13, MADL_Memer_1, whole genome shotgun sequence, a single window of DNA contains:
- the LOC128547775 gene encoding uncharacterized protein LOC128547775 encodes MNLSKSDSLPVDRALGVQWNVEKDELKFKVKVSEKPITRRGILSIVSSIFDLLGLVAPVPLRAKAIVQNLCRQKLSWDDPIPEKDTYEWKQWLDTLPYLESVSVRRCFKPQDFGTLKNAQLHVFCDGSQLGYGACVYLRLKDEKNLISCSLVAGKSRLAPIKQTSIPRLELSGAVVASRLYTLVADELEINIDSLTFWTDSMIVLGYIKNETRRFKTFVGNRVSEIHDVTSRDQWRHVDTASNPADVASRGMHASDFKTMKFWMHGPEFLQKDESHWPSHLTKPELDDDDTELKKEVVVNTTSAVESIQSIIDRYSSWTKLRRAVAWLLRYKVYCRRKHLNHTLGLNEGDLSTNELNMAEHTILALVQRTSFTDERIYLQNGNSVRKDSCLASLNPIIHHDLIRVQGRLQCEYPSKYPVVLPSKHHVTKLIIKHIHEHNGHVGKEHVLSMSREKYWILHGPSAVKSILRGCIPCRRQHKPLMTQQMAPLLDEQTTPDMPPFSHIGIDYFGPFIVKTARAREKRYGCIFTCLTSRAVHFEIAHNLSTDSFISAFQRFQSRRGRPRKVFSDNGTNLVGGETELRKSLQLWNQSKLSGFFAQNDIEWHFNPPNASHMGGAWERLIRSTRVILKSLVREQLLNDEQLLTFMAETEKILNDRPLTPVSSDPRDPPALTPSMLLLMKSNQCLPVGIFKKQDIYAKRWWRQVQYLADVFWKRWLREYLPLLQKRQKWQRKTVNLKKDDVVLVAVDNVPRGQWPLARVVDVNLGRDGLVRSCVIRTKSGQLIRPVTKLCLLEASM; translated from the coding sequence ATGAATCTTAGCAAGAGTGACAGTTTGCCAGTAGATCGTGCCCTCGGTGTTCAGTGGAATGTAGAAAAAGATGAACTCAAATTTAAAGTGAAAGTAAGTGAAAAACCAATAACAAGACGCGGTATCCTTTCCATCGTCAGTTCCATATTTGATCTCCTTGGACTGGTAGCACCAGTACCTCTACGTGCAAAGGCTATAGTACAAAACCTATGTAGACAGAAGCTTTCATGGGACGATCCTATCCCTGAAAAAGATACGTACGAGTGGAAACAATGGTTAGATACTCTTCCATATTTAGAATCTGTCTCTGTGAGAAGATGTTTTAAACCACAGGACTTTGGAACCTTAAAGAATGCCCAGCTACATGTATTCTGCGACGGTTCTCAACTTGGTTACGGCGCATGCGTGTACTTGAgattaaaagatgaaaagaacCTGATTTCATGCTCTCTGGTTGCTGGAAAATCACGACTAGCGCCAATAAAACAGACATCTATTCCAAGACTTGAACTTTCAGGAGCAGTTGTCGCTTCCCGGCTTTATACGCTAGTAGCAGACGAACTCGAAATAAACATTGACAGTTTGACATTCTGGACAGATTCTATGATTGTCCTTGGATATATTAAAAACGAAACCCGGAGATTCAAAACCTTTGTTGGAAATAGGGTAAGTGAAATTCATGACGTGACGTCACGAGACCAATGGAGACACGTAGATACAGCTTCCAATCCAGCAGACGTCGCTTCTAGAGGAATGCATGCCAGTGATTTTAAGACAATGAAATTTTGGATGCATGGACCTGAATTCCTTCAAAAAGATGAAAGCCATTGGCCAAGCCACCTAACTAAACCTGAATTAGACGACGACGACACTGAGCTGAAAAAAGAGGTTGTCGTCAACACAACTAGTGCAGTTGAATCCATTCAAAGTATAATAGATAGATACTCCAGTTGGACGAAGCTGAGAAGGGCCGTTGCTTGGTTACTAAGATATAAGGTATACTGCAGACGTAAACACTTAAACCACACCTTGGGACTGAATGAAGGTGACTTGAGCACCAATGAACTCAACATGGCGGAACATACCATATTAGCGTTGGTTCAACGTACGTCGTTTACCGATGAGAGAATATATCTACAAAATGGGAATTCTGTAAGAAAAGACAGTTGTTTAGCATCTTTGAACCCGATTATACACCATGACCTGATCAGAGTACAAGGACGCTTACAATGCGAATATCCAAGCAAATATCCAGTCGTATTACCTAGCAAACACCATGTaacaaaactaataataaaacatatccaCGAACATAATGGTCACGTTGGAAAAGAGCATGTACTTTCTATGTCACGTGAGAAATATTGGATTCTACACGGACCTAGCGCAGTGAAGAGTATTTTGAGAGGTTGCATCCCATGCAGACGACAACATAAACCGTTAATGACCCAACAGATGGCGCCCTTGCTAGACGAGCAGACGACACCGGATATGCCACCATTTTCCCATATTGGAATCGATTATTTCGGACCATTTATTGTGAAGACAGCTCGTGCACGAGAAAAACGTTATGGTTGTATTTTCACGTGCCTAACGTCGCGTGcggtacattttgaaattgctcacaATCTATCTACTGATTCCTTCATATCTGCCTTTCAACGCTTTCAAAGTCGACGTGGACGCCCACGGAAAGTCTTCAGTGATAATGGAACCAATCTTGTTGGAGGTGAAACTGAACTACGAAAATCATTGCAGCTATGGAACCAGTCCAAACTCAGTGGATTTTTtgctcagaacgacattgaatgGCATTTCAACCCTCCGAATGCAAGCCATATGGGAGGAGCATGGGAACGTTTAATTCGTTCTACTAGAGTTATATTGAAATCTCTCGTCCGAGAACAACTACTTAACGACGAGCAGCTGCTTACATTTATGGCTGAAACTGAGAAAATACTAAATGACAGACCTTTGACACCCGTTAGCAGTGATCCCAGAGACCCACCAGCATTAACGCCGAGTATGCTACTGCTAATGAAATCAAACCAGTGCTTACCTGTTGGTATCTTTAAGAAGCAAGATATATACGCAAAACGGTGGTGGAGACAAGTGCAGTATCTCGCAGATGTATTTTGGAAACGATGGTTGAGAGAATACTTACCACTACTTCAGAAACGTCAGAAATGGCAACGTAAAACTGTAAACCTGAAGAAAGATGATGTAGTTCTTGTTGCCGTTGACAACGTTCCCAGAGGACAGTGGCCACTAGCCCGAGTGGTTGACGTGAATCTTGGTAGAGATGGCCTAGTTAGAAGCTGTGTGATCAGAACTAAATCAGGTCAATTAATCAGGCCAGTTACTAAACTGTGTCTTCTTGAGGCTTCAATGTAA